One part of the Longimicrobiales bacterium genome encodes these proteins:
- a CDS encoding DUF4837 family protein — MISTKRLLVAALLSSMGLITACNERPLAYGDVNSIIAVMSAEQWDIVGEDVYDALESTISTVLTEKAFTVTYQEPGAEFWDRLRRFRQPLVVGTREDFWVQDVLDSASKLITENGLHQVYNVWSNGQTVTLILLGDGWGAEDLAPYLNEVNRLLDEQYRYYARNRMYMSGRDSALSDTLSIQAGFTMLLPDVYRWEVIDSTYIFRNDQPHPSELIRQIAVTWRTPAPGLLDRESLLAWREEVVGLYSEPQMLVLEGAAEHEISVDGAPGFELQAQWKNTPERPWPAGGLLITRSVTCDRQDRTYILDAWLYAPGKEKYEYMIQLETLLDSFRCSA; from the coding sequence ATGATCTCGACGAAGCGACTCCTGGTAGCAGCACTCCTGAGTTCCATGGGGCTCATCACGGCGTGCAACGAGCGGCCGCTCGCATACGGAGACGTGAACAGCATCATCGCCGTCATGTCGGCTGAGCAGTGGGACATTGTCGGCGAGGACGTATACGACGCCCTCGAGTCGACGATCTCGACCGTCCTGACCGAGAAGGCCTTCACGGTCACGTACCAAGAGCCAGGAGCTGAGTTCTGGGATCGACTGCGCCGCTTCCGGCAGCCGCTCGTGGTCGGGACCCGAGAAGATTTCTGGGTGCAGGACGTTCTCGATTCGGCCTCCAAGCTCATTACCGAGAATGGCCTGCATCAGGTTTACAACGTGTGGTCCAATGGGCAGACGGTAACGCTGATCCTCCTCGGCGACGGATGGGGGGCAGAGGATCTTGCGCCTTATCTGAACGAGGTCAATCGCCTGCTCGATGAGCAGTACAGGTACTACGCGCGGAATCGCATGTACATGTCGGGGCGCGACAGCGCTCTCTCTGATACCCTGTCGATTCAGGCAGGATTTACGATGCTCCTTCCCGACGTCTATCGGTGGGAAGTGATCGACTCCACGTACATCTTCCGAAATGATCAGCCCCATCCATCGGAACTGATTCGCCAGATCGCAGTTACCTGGCGCACCCCGGCCCCGGGACTGCTCGACCGAGAGTCTTTACTGGCCTGGCGTGAGGAGGTCGTAGGTCTCTACAGCGAGCCACAGATGCTCGTCCTCGAAGGGGCTGCAGAGCATGAGATCTCCGTAGATGGCGCACCGGGGTTCGAGCTGCAGGCTCAGTGGAAGAACACACCCGAGCGTCCGTGGCCGGCAGGCGGGCTTCTGATCACACGAAGTGTGACGTGTGACCGTCAGGACCGCACGTACATCCTCGATGCGTGGCTCTATGCGCCGGGCAAGGAAAAGTACGAATACATGATTCAGCTTGAGACGCTGCTCGACTCGTTCCGGTGCTCTGCATAG
- the dnaE gene encoding DNA polymerase III subunit alpha has product MSFVHLHTHSEYSLLDGANRIGDLVRKAKEHEMPGLALTDHGCMFGAWDFHKQATKEGLKPIIGMEAYVAPGDRRDRSRSGQGDRAYYHLVLLARDMQGYKNLIKLSSLGYTEGFYHKPRVDREALAQYSEGIIVSSACMAGEVARHLQVDNWAGAKEAAEWYANLFDGRYYLEVQAHDSPGQAALNEQIFKLGSELDLPVVLTNDSHFLMPGDHDAHDVLLCIGLGKDRDDPNRMHYDDGLYFKSSEEMVARFPDRPDIVENTLKIADEVDLVFEKKYFLPEFPLPAEHSDENDFLEYLSMEGAKERYGDPLPQEAQERFDYEMEVIKGTGYAGYFLITQDFIRWARENDIPVGPGRGSAAGSLVAYALGITNLDPLAFDLLFERFLNPERISMPDIDIDFCYERRGEVIEYTRQKYGTDAVGQIITFGTMKSRAVIKDVGRALKFAPFETDKIAKLIPNAPGQAFTVQEAVDKLKEVKALYNQDDRHKQLFDYSITLEGLARHSSVHAAGVVIAPGPIDDYVPVSVQGGKNSGDDDAMVVTQYDMNALEDAGMLKMDFLGLKTLTVIHDAVNLVKERYGKLANPETSEEYGTIDDLPLDDPAVYQMIARGGTSGIFQFESNLANDKLRAMRCDRFEDLVATNALIRPGPLDSGMTDVFISRKLGKEEVSFPHPSLQKVLEPTYGVIVYQEQVMRIASELAGFTLGEADVLRKAVGKKISALIKKELGKFVARSVERGVDRKIATDLADQIETFGRYGFNRSHSAAYSLVSYQTAWLKAHYPAQYMAALLSSVLGTTDSVVKYIGACRDLPRYLPKLEEPIEVLPPDVNESGWKFAVTQADKIRFGLGAVKGVGHGAALSVLEARANGRFTSLFDFLERIDIRALNKRACEALIAAGALDDFGHRAQLLGGLDSAYGEVQARQAEQEAGQASLFGEASGMPRSAPSLPNLPEWPEQDRLKREKAALGFFISGHPLDRYSEIVRAFEPVSSASLIDRPGQLVELPCVVTSVSRQISKQSNKEWGKIVVEDFTGTAMILAFGDKWESCKELFQADAILLIAGRVSDREGDDEDRPIFLEAVRLLDDVADAGELAIQIELDVESKVTDDDFEVARQVLVDHPGASPVWLQLGQDNDEAAPRLRSKSLKATPDAETVGALKEVFGLGRVRLIRAIIPQIDTSASDRRARFKKNADDG; this is encoded by the coding sequence GTGAGCTTCGTTCACCTCCACACACACTCTGAGTACTCCCTCCTCGACGGCGCCAATCGCATCGGGGATCTGGTCAGAAAAGCCAAGGAACATGAGATGCCGGGCCTGGCTCTCACAGACCACGGCTGCATGTTTGGTGCTTGGGATTTTCACAAGCAGGCGACAAAAGAGGGACTCAAGCCGATTATCGGCATGGAGGCCTACGTCGCGCCCGGCGACCGACGAGACCGGTCACGATCAGGCCAGGGGGATCGCGCCTACTACCACCTGGTTCTTCTCGCCCGCGACATGCAGGGCTATAAGAACCTGATCAAGCTCTCCTCGCTGGGATACACGGAGGGCTTCTATCACAAACCGCGCGTCGATCGCGAGGCCCTCGCACAGTACAGCGAAGGAATCATCGTTTCGTCGGCGTGCATGGCTGGAGAAGTCGCTCGACATCTCCAAGTGGACAACTGGGCCGGCGCAAAAGAAGCTGCTGAGTGGTACGCGAACCTCTTCGACGGTCGGTACTACCTCGAGGTCCAGGCACATGACTCTCCTGGGCAAGCTGCTCTAAATGAGCAGATCTTCAAGCTCGGCTCGGAGCTCGACCTGCCCGTCGTGCTCACGAACGACTCACACTTCCTCATGCCGGGTGATCACGACGCACATGACGTCCTGCTCTGCATCGGACTCGGGAAGGATCGCGACGACCCGAACCGCATGCACTACGACGACGGACTCTACTTCAAGAGTTCCGAAGAGATGGTCGCGCGCTTCCCCGATCGTCCGGACATAGTCGAGAACACGCTGAAGATCGCCGACGAAGTCGATCTCGTGTTCGAAAAAAAATACTTCCTCCCGGAGTTCCCGCTCCCCGCAGAGCACTCGGACGAGAACGACTTCCTCGAATACCTCTCCATGGAAGGGGCCAAGGAGCGCTACGGCGATCCCCTGCCTCAGGAAGCACAGGAACGCTTCGACTATGAGATGGAGGTCATCAAGGGCACGGGATATGCCGGATACTTTCTGATCACTCAGGATTTCATCCGCTGGGCGAGAGAAAACGATATCCCCGTTGGGCCGGGCCGTGGCTCGGCAGCGGGCTCTCTCGTCGCTTATGCGCTCGGCATCACGAACCTCGATCCGCTCGCCTTCGATCTGCTCTTCGAGCGGTTCTTGAACCCAGAGCGGATTTCGATGCCGGATATCGACATCGACTTCTGCTATGAGCGACGCGGCGAGGTCATCGAGTACACCCGCCAGAAGTACGGAACGGACGCAGTCGGCCAGATCATCACGTTCGGGACCATGAAGAGCCGTGCGGTCATCAAGGACGTGGGGCGCGCATTGAAGTTTGCACCCTTCGAGACCGACAAGATCGCAAAGCTGATTCCGAACGCTCCGGGTCAGGCATTCACGGTGCAGGAAGCGGTCGACAAGCTTAAAGAAGTGAAGGCGCTCTATAATCAGGACGACCGTCACAAGCAGCTCTTCGACTATTCGATCACACTCGAGGGGCTAGCTCGTCACTCCTCCGTGCATGCCGCCGGCGTCGTAATTGCCCCGGGCCCGATCGACGACTACGTGCCGGTCAGCGTCCAGGGCGGAAAGAACTCCGGCGATGACGACGCGATGGTCGTCACGCAGTACGACATGAACGCGCTGGAAGACGCGGGCATGCTCAAGATGGACTTCCTTGGGCTCAAGACACTCACCGTGATTCACGACGCGGTGAACTTGGTGAAGGAGCGCTACGGGAAGCTGGCGAATCCGGAGACCAGCGAAGAGTACGGCACGATTGATGACCTACCCTTGGATGACCCGGCGGTCTACCAGATGATCGCCCGCGGCGGCACATCGGGCATTTTTCAGTTCGAGTCGAACCTCGCGAACGACAAACTCAGAGCGATGCGTTGCGATCGCTTCGAGGATCTCGTCGCTACGAACGCACTGATTCGACCCGGGCCGCTCGACTCGGGCATGACCGACGTCTTCATCAGTCGGAAGCTCGGAAAGGAGGAGGTGTCATTCCCTCACCCGAGCCTCCAGAAGGTCCTCGAGCCGACGTACGGCGTCATCGTGTATCAGGAGCAGGTGATGCGGATCGCGTCAGAGCTCGCCGGGTTCACGCTTGGCGAAGCGGACGTATTGCGAAAAGCGGTTGGCAAAAAGATCTCTGCGTTGATCAAAAAAGAGCTCGGAAAATTCGTCGCAAGATCCGTCGAGAGGGGTGTCGACAGGAAGATCGCCACGGATCTGGCTGACCAGATCGAGACGTTCGGTCGCTACGGTTTCAACCGGAGCCACTCGGCGGCGTACTCCCTCGTGTCCTATCAAACGGCATGGCTGAAAGCACATTACCCGGCTCAATACATGGCCGCGCTGCTTTCCTCCGTACTCGGAACGACCGACAGCGTGGTGAAGTACATCGGCGCGTGTCGCGACCTTCCCCGGTATCTGCCAAAACTGGAAGAGCCCATTGAGGTCCTTCCGCCCGACGTAAACGAGTCGGGCTGGAAGTTCGCTGTGACGCAGGCGGACAAGATCCGTTTCGGGCTCGGCGCGGTAAAAGGCGTCGGCCACGGGGCAGCGCTCTCTGTGCTCGAGGCGAGGGCGAACGGGCGATTCACGTCGCTCTTCGACTTTCTGGAGCGCATCGATATTCGGGCGCTGAACAAGCGCGCCTGCGAAGCGCTCATTGCAGCGGGCGCCCTCGACGACTTCGGCCATCGGGCACAGCTGCTCGGCGGCCTCGACAGCGCCTATGGCGAAGTCCAGGCACGTCAGGCGGAGCAAGAGGCTGGTCAGGCCTCCCTGTTCGGTGAGGCCTCTGGCATGCCCCGATCCGCCCCTTCGCTGCCCAATCTCCCGGAGTGGCCCGAGCAGGATCGCCTCAAACGCGAGAAGGCGGCGCTCGGCTTCTTCATCTCCGGACACCCACTCGATCGTTACAGTGAGATCGTTCGCGCGTTCGAGCCTGTGTCTTCGGCCTCACTCATAGATCGGCCCGGCCAGCTCGTTGAGCTTCCGTGCGTGGTCACGTCCGTGTCCCGGCAGATCTCGAAGCAGAGCAACAAAGAGTGGGGCAAGATTGTCGTCGAGGACTTCACCGGTACCGCGATGATTCTGGCGTTCGGCGACAAGTGGGAGAGCTGCAAGGAGCTTTTCCAGGCTGATGCGATTCTCCTGATTGCCGGCCGAGTCAGCGACCGGGAGGGTGATGATGAGGATCGACCCATATTCCTCGAGGCAGTCCGTCTGCTCGACGACGTCGCAGATGCCGGCGAACTGGCGATACAGATCGAACTCGACGTCGAGTCCAAGGTTACGGACGACGACTTCGAGGTCGCTCGGCAGGTACTGGTCGACCACCCCGGAGCTTCACCGGTCTGGCTCCAGCTTGGCCAAGACAACGATGAGGCAGCGCCGCGTCTTCGTTCGAAATCACTGAAGGCCACACCTGATGCGGAGACGGTGGGCGCGTTAAAAGAGGTCTTTGGACTCGGCCGGGTGCGATTGATCCGTGCCATCATTCCGCAGATCGATACGAGCGCGTCAGACCGTCGGGCTCGCTTCAAGAAGAACGCGGACGACGGGTAG
- a CDS encoding Gldg family protein, with protein sequence MMHPVLTVARRELRGYFDQPTGYVLIVAFLAISLFLAFRTMYATGIASLRPIFDLLPVLFAVFIPAATMRSFAEERRGKTLDWLMSQPITEAEVVLGKFLGDWAFVLLALAGTVPTALGILWVSEADAGIVLAQYIGATLLAGQLTAVGVWASSITRNQITAFIVSAAVCFTLFLIGLPIVQIGLSPAVGGGLAQLSVLSHFENVARGVVDLRDVLYFVSTGGLFVMLAWSAVGRERLSAERSEFGRIRVGAGVAIALVAVVNLVGGKIRGRIDLTEDNLYTLSEGSRTLLRDLDDIVQIKLFASLELPPEIQIQLRDVRDLLADMRSASNGNLLVTDLDPSQDQDVAAEASELGIFPVEFNVLRDDNFEVRQGYYGFAIIYADENEVTPLIQRTDDLEFQIASQIYRMTTVERPGISFVSGFGAKSDTEVPGLSQSLASRYDIRSIDIAGDSPPPISLDSTEVLVIAGATQPMDPAAVGRIQTFMDAGGAALVLVEPIVLNQQSPIAMPATSGLEPVLAARGISVSPGLVADMASSERVSLGRQGQFNVVSPYPLWPIVATVGEHPVTNGLNALSLGWAAALSIDPGVEGITSLWQTSENAAIHPPNATIIPDQEWPFTEEAYGVFSVAAAVVPEDGAGRMIVVGDASFAEAQYMQANPGNLLFLANAIDWLAQDEALISIRSKNRVPPGLIFESDGVQRVLKWGNLFGVPFLIVLLGFLRITGRRRRAEARWKEEFA encoded by the coding sequence ATGATGCACCCTGTCCTCACGGTGGCCCGGCGAGAGCTGCGCGGCTACTTCGATCAGCCCACGGGCTATGTTCTCATAGTCGCGTTCCTGGCGATCTCGCTCTTCCTGGCATTCCGGACGATGTATGCCACGGGGATTGCGTCACTGCGCCCTATCTTCGATCTACTCCCGGTGCTCTTCGCGGTGTTCATTCCGGCCGCTACGATGCGCTCGTTCGCGGAGGAGCGGCGTGGTAAGACGCTCGACTGGCTGATGTCTCAGCCAATCACGGAGGCGGAGGTCGTTCTCGGGAAATTCCTGGGCGACTGGGCGTTTGTACTCCTCGCGCTCGCGGGTACGGTTCCGACAGCCCTCGGTATTCTCTGGGTGTCCGAGGCGGATGCGGGCATCGTGCTAGCGCAGTACATCGGCGCGACCTTGCTCGCTGGCCAGCTCACAGCCGTCGGGGTGTGGGCATCGAGCATCACCCGCAATCAGATCACCGCGTTCATCGTATCCGCCGCAGTCTGCTTTACGCTCTTTCTGATCGGTCTCCCGATTGTTCAGATCGGACTCTCGCCGGCAGTGGGTGGCGGCCTCGCGCAGCTCTCGGTACTCAGCCACTTCGAGAACGTCGCTCGAGGCGTTGTTGACCTGAGAGACGTCCTCTATTTCGTGTCGACAGGCGGACTGTTCGTGATGCTGGCGTGGTCCGCGGTAGGGCGGGAGCGCCTCAGCGCAGAACGGTCAGAGTTCGGCCGCATCCGGGTCGGCGCAGGTGTCGCGATCGCACTGGTCGCCGTGGTAAACCTCGTCGGCGGCAAGATCAGAGGCCGGATCGACCTTACCGAGGATAATCTGTATACGCTGTCCGAGGGGTCCCGGACGTTGCTGAGAGATTTGGACGACATCGTGCAGATCAAGCTGTTCGCTTCTCTGGAACTGCCACCTGAGATCCAGATTCAGCTCCGGGACGTGCGGGATCTGCTAGCGGACATGCGTAGCGCCTCCAACGGTAATCTTCTGGTGACGGATCTCGATCCGAGTCAGGACCAAGACGTGGCCGCGGAGGCGTCGGAGCTGGGGATCTTCCCGGTCGAGTTCAACGTCCTGAGGGACGACAATTTCGAGGTGCGGCAGGGCTACTATGGCTTCGCGATTATCTATGCGGATGAGAATGAGGTGACACCGCTTATTCAGCGAACCGACGACCTCGAATTCCAGATCGCGTCACAGATTTACCGAATGACGACGGTTGAGCGACCCGGCATCTCTTTCGTGAGTGGTTTTGGTGCGAAGTCCGACACCGAAGTGCCGGGGTTGAGCCAGAGCCTCGCCTCTCGCTACGACATCCGGTCCATCGATATCGCGGGGGATTCGCCGCCGCCTATTTCGCTCGATTCGACAGAGGTTCTCGTCATTGCAGGTGCCACGCAGCCGATGGATCCTGCGGCCGTGGGTCGGATCCAGACGTTCATGGATGCCGGGGGCGCGGCCCTCGTATTGGTGGAGCCGATCGTCCTCAATCAGCAGTCGCCCATCGCAATGCCGGCGACTTCCGGGCTCGAGCCAGTCTTGGCAGCCCGAGGAATATCGGTCTCGCCGGGCCTCGTGGCGGACATGGCTTCGAGCGAACGGGTATCCCTGGGCCGGCAGGGGCAGTTCAACGTCGTTTCGCCGTATCCGCTCTGGCCGATCGTGGCCACCGTCGGTGAGCACCCGGTCACGAACGGATTGAACGCGCTTTCGCTGGGTTGGGCCGCGGCGCTGAGCATCGACCCGGGGGTCGAGGGGATCACCTCGCTGTGGCAGACCTCCGAGAACGCGGCGATTCATCCGCCGAATGCCACCATCATTCCTGACCAGGAGTGGCCCTTCACCGAGGAGGCGTACGGCGTATTTTCGGTGGCCGCTGCGGTCGTGCCCGAGGATGGCGCCGGCCGGATGATCGTCGTCGGTGACGCCTCGTTCGCCGAGGCTCAGTACATGCAGGCGAACCCGGGCAACCTGCTCTTTCTTGCCAACGCGATCGACTGGTTGGCGCAGGACGAGGCACTCATCAGCATCCGCTCGAAGAACCGTGTGCCACCGGGGCTCATTTTCGAGTCCGATGGCGTCCAGCGCGTACTGAAGTGGGGAAACCTGTTTGGGGTGCCATTCCTGATCGTGCTCCTCGGGTTCTTGAGGATAACAGGCCGCAGGCGGCGTGCCGAAGCACGCTGGAAGGAGGAGTTCGCATGA
- a CDS encoding aldehyde dehydrogenase family protein, with protein sequence MTTEQILSALGIDDHNLGGFAGEWVGSGPSIDVHTPIDGSRIASVREVTDSEYDEIVDCAQAAFLEWRKVPAPKRGEVVRQLGNKLREKKEALGALVTLEMGKIKAEGQGEVQEMIDICDFAVGLSRQLYGLTLASEREDHHMREQWHPLGVVGVISAFNFPVAVWSWNAALAAVCGDATLWKPSERTPLTAIAVTKIAAEVCAENGVDPAIFSLITGQGATIGERMLHDRRVPLVSATGSCRMGKRVGEVVGSRLGRSILELGGNNAIVVTPHANLDLALPGILFGSVGTAGQRCTSTRRIIVHRSIRDELVSRLVSAYKDVKIGNPLDDDTLMGPILNQPTVDAMMAARDKVVAEGGEVLYGGEVLEGEDYPGGLYVTPCIAAAHNSFEIVQNETFAPILYILEYGSADASPAEAVAEMDEALAIHNDVPQGLSSSVFTDNFREAEYFLSHRGSDCGIANVNIGTSGAEIGGAFGGEKETGGGRESGSDAWKAYMRRQTNTVNWSTSLPLAQGVSFG encoded by the coding sequence ATGACGACTGAACAGATTCTCAGCGCCCTCGGCATCGACGACCACAACCTCGGTGGCTTCGCCGGCGAATGGGTCGGTTCCGGTCCATCGATCGACGTCCACACGCCCATCGACGGAAGTCGAATCGCCAGCGTTCGCGAAGTGACGGACTCCGAGTACGACGAGATCGTCGACTGTGCCCAGGCCGCATTCCTGGAGTGGAGGAAGGTTCCGGCTCCTAAGCGCGGAGAGGTCGTGCGTCAGCTCGGCAACAAACTGCGAGAGAAGAAGGAAGCACTGGGTGCGCTCGTGACCCTTGAGATGGGCAAGATCAAGGCGGAGGGTCAGGGTGAGGTCCAGGAGATGATCGACATCTGCGACTTCGCGGTCGGCCTTTCGCGCCAGCTGTACGGCCTCACGCTCGCCAGCGAGCGCGAGGATCACCACATGCGTGAGCAGTGGCACCCCCTGGGCGTCGTTGGCGTGATCAGCGCCTTCAACTTCCCCGTCGCGGTGTGGAGCTGGAATGCGGCGCTCGCGGCGGTCTGCGGAGATGCGACGCTCTGGAAGCCGTCAGAACGCACCCCCCTTACGGCGATCGCGGTGACGAAGATTGCAGCCGAGGTGTGCGCCGAAAACGGCGTGGACCCGGCGATCTTCTCTCTGATCACGGGACAAGGCGCCACGATCGGTGAACGCATGCTCCACGACCGTCGGGTGCCTCTGGTGTCTGCGACCGGCTCATGCCGGATGGGCAAGCGGGTCGGTGAGGTCGTGGGTAGCCGCCTCGGACGCTCGATCCTCGAGCTCGGTGGCAACAACGCCATCGTCGTCACGCCGCATGCCAATCTGGACCTGGCACTCCCCGGGATTCTCTTCGGGTCGGTCGGCACGGCCGGTCAGCGTTGTACCAGTACGCGTCGAATCATTGTGCACCGATCGATTCGGGATGAACTGGTGAGCCGTCTCGTGAGCGCCTACAAAGACGTAAAGATCGGGAATCCACTCGACGACGACACGCTCATGGGCCCGATCCTCAACCAACCAACGGTCGACGCAATGATGGCGGCCCGCGACAAGGTCGTCGCGGAGGGTGGCGAAGTCCTCTACGGAGGAGAGGTCCTCGAAGGTGAAGACTACCCCGGTGGTCTCTACGTCACCCCGTGCATCGCCGCAGCCCACAACAGCTTCGAGATCGTGCAGAACGAAACGTTCGCGCCCATTCTTTACATTCTGGAATACGGGAGTGCCGACGCGTCTCCCGCCGAGGCGGTTGCCGAGATGGATGAGGCGCTCGCGATCCACAACGATGTGCCGCAGGGACTCTCGTCCTCCGTCTTCACGGACAACTTCCGTGAGGCCGAGTACTTCCTCTCGCACCGCGGGAGCGACTGTGGTATCGCAAATGTGAACATCGGAACCTCGGGCGCAGAAATCGGCGGTGCGTTCGGTGGCGAGAAGGAGACGGGTGGCGGTCGAGAGTCCGGATCTGACGCGTGGAAAGCCTACATGCGTCGGCAGACAAACACAGTGAACTGGAGCACATCACTCCCGCTGGCACAGGGTGTTTCCTTCGGATGA
- a CDS encoding DUF4340 domain-containing protein translates to MSERALQQLVGALAIASGVWFVASVLSGGSGSIGASGKISGFFDEIDDQSVSSLTMETGTATVELSHEAGPWTVNGFRADPATIARLTATFPNLEIGDLTASNPDNHERMGVSGEHAVTVTFGFGGEQRTLIVGDNGRSFGTSFVRLPGADEVYLLRGDLGANARRDESSWRDRTMTANDSASIHRIVVERTEGVYTLVRGDSAWMIDGSTVAAVPTVTGVLGELSNLVATGFLAETDSIAQLGSVSVTRAFGENGEMLAEITVGSGEADRWARTSSDAYLYRISSFRAGRIAPAHLDLIGG, encoded by the coding sequence ATGAGTGAGCGCGCGCTGCAGCAACTCGTTGGAGCTCTCGCGATCGCATCGGGCGTGTGGTTCGTCGCGAGCGTGCTCTCTGGCGGATCGGGCTCGATCGGAGCGTCCGGTAAGATCAGTGGCTTCTTCGACGAAATCGACGATCAGTCCGTCTCCTCTCTGACCATGGAGACCGGGACTGCGACGGTCGAGCTCAGTCATGAGGCCGGGCCTTGGACCGTGAACGGCTTCCGGGCTGATCCCGCTACCATCGCACGACTGACGGCGACATTCCCGAATCTGGAGATCGGCGATCTGACCGCATCCAACCCTGACAACCATGAACGAATGGGTGTCAGCGGAGAACACGCAGTCACGGTCACATTCGGGTTCGGAGGTGAGCAGCGGACGCTGATTGTTGGTGACAACGGCCGGAGCTTCGGGACGAGTTTCGTGAGACTTCCTGGTGCCGATGAGGTCTATCTGCTCCGGGGTGATCTCGGGGCGAATGCCCGGCGAGATGAGTCATCGTGGCGCGACCGGACGATGACAGCCAACGATTCTGCCTCCATCCATCGGATCGTGGTCGAACGAACCGAGGGTGTGTACACGCTGGTGCGCGGCGACTCGGCATGGATGATCGACGGGTCAACGGTCGCTGCGGTGCCGACCGTCACGGGCGTCCTTGGAGAACTGTCGAATCTGGTTGCGACAGGCTTTTTGGCCGAGACGGATTCGATCGCTCAGCTGGGGTCTGTGTCCGTCACCCGTGCGTTCGGCGAAAATGGGGAGATGTTGGCCGAAATCACTGTTGGCTCAGGTGAGGCCGACCGATGGGCTCGGACGAGCAGTGACGCTTACCTGTACCGAATCTCATCGTTCAGGGCGGGGCGTATAGCACCGGCCCACCTCGATCTCATCGGCGGGTAG
- a CDS encoding carbon-nitrogen hydrolase family protein, producing MTDVVAAASLSDVDMRIALISEVFFGDPDAAHLTNVLHRARDGGADLAVLPELPLNEWAPYSKVSREEDAESIDGPRQQRMSEDAAASGVALVGGAIVRDEETCTRYNTAFVYDRVGVRRASYRKVHLPEEEGYWETSHYEPGDAAPQLIDSLPLRAGLQICSDVNRPQGFQLLAAQGAEVVFAPRATPPGSYDRWRIVLKANAVMSGTYVISVNRPRPEHGASIGGPSIAISPSGAVIAETQATVTIVDLSRNVVEQAGSAYPGYLARFPGLYSDAWSHLAE from the coding sequence ATGACCGACGTGGTCGCGGCGGCGAGCCTCTCCGACGTGGACATGCGTATCGCACTCATCTCAGAGGTCTTTTTCGGCGACCCTGACGCTGCTCACCTGACCAATGTGCTTCACCGTGCGCGCGACGGTGGTGCTGACCTGGCAGTGCTCCCAGAGCTACCGCTCAATGAGTGGGCACCCTACTCGAAGGTTTCGAGAGAGGAAGACGCCGAGTCGATCGACGGTCCGAGGCAGCAACGCATGTCTGAGGATGCGGCCGCATCCGGTGTCGCGCTGGTTGGTGGCGCAATCGTTCGTGACGAAGAGACCTGCACACGTTACAACACCGCGTTCGTGTACGACCGCGTCGGTGTACGACGGGCCAGCTACCGGAAGGTCCACCTCCCGGAAGAGGAAGGGTATTGGGAGACGAGCCACTACGAGCCGGGTGATGCCGCTCCGCAGTTGATCGACTCGTTGCCGCTCCGTGCGGGGCTCCAGATCTGCTCCGATGTGAATCGGCCGCAGGGCTTCCAGCTTCTCGCGGCCCAGGGCGCCGAAGTCGTGTTCGCACCTCGCGCGACACCCCCTGGCTCCTACGATCGTTGGCGGATCGTTCTGAAAGCGAACGCCGTGATGAGCGGCACGTATGTGATCTCCGTGAATCGCCCGCGCCCCGAGCACGGAGCATCGATCGGTGGGCCATCGATTGCGATCTCGCCCTCGGGTGCAGTGATCGCGGAGACGCAGGCCACCGTCACGATCGTCGATCTGTCACGCAATGTGGTCGAGCAGGCCGGGTCCGCCTATCCGGGGTACCTGGCCCGCTTCCCCGGGCTGTACTCCGACGCCTGGAGCCACCTCGCCGAGTAG